The proteins below are encoded in one region of Clostridium estertheticum:
- a CDS encoding ABC transporter ATP-binding protein yields MAFRWVWKYAKKYNIKIIIGFILVIICSAMNMVAPYLSGTIVDKVIMGKESNILIPLLGVITAVILLRSILRYVFLILLENMSQDSIFDIRNDIYSNLQKLDFDFFDKTSTGDIMNKMTGDIDAVRHFLAWVCYNVLENSFIFLFGIAIMFSINYKLTLILLMFTPPIAYFARKLAIDVKPTFFNVRQQFSKLNSVAQENISGNRVVKAFAKEEFEIGKFGKENDEFRKRNIDSAKVWGKYLPIIDSLSISLNIVIILVGGIMVINQSITIGNLVTFNAMIFTINNPMRMAGWLINDIQRFSASGEKIIELMNTKPKIKNSENQVEEDRIKGNIEFKNVNFNYGDEEVLENINLKVSPGQTIAIIGHTGSGKSTFVSLLCRFYECTKGEILIDGYDIKDFNLRRLRKNIAVAMQDIFLFSDTIEGNIAYGLPTASMDEVRWAASIAGADDFINKMEEGYDTIVGERGVGLSGGQKQRISLARALLKNPSIIILDDTTSSLDIQTENNIRHSLDKYFKDKTTFIIAHRISSVKNADMILVLNNGRIVERGTHSELLVKKGEYYNVYINQFGNFDDAKGKEVG; encoded by the coding sequence ATGGCTTTTAGATGGGTTTGGAAATATGCAAAAAAATACAATATTAAAATAATAATAGGTTTTATACTAGTTATTATATGTTCTGCTATGAATATGGTTGCACCATATTTATCTGGAACAATTGTAGATAAGGTTATTATGGGAAAAGAAAGTAATATATTAATTCCGTTATTAGGAGTTATTACAGCAGTAATATTGCTTAGGTCTATATTAAGGTATGTTTTTTTGATCTTACTCGAAAATATGTCGCAAGATTCTATATTTGATATTAGAAATGATATTTATAGTAATCTTCAGAAACTTGATTTTGACTTTTTTGATAAAACTAGTACTGGAGATATAATGAATAAAATGACAGGTGATATCGATGCAGTAAGGCATTTTCTTGCATGGGTATGCTATAACGTTTTAGAGAATTCATTTATATTTTTGTTTGGAATAGCAATTATGTTTTCAATTAATTATAAACTTACATTGATTTTACTTATGTTTACACCTCCAATAGCTTATTTTGCAAGAAAGCTAGCAATAGATGTAAAACCAACTTTTTTTAATGTAAGGCAGCAGTTCTCAAAACTTAACTCAGTAGCACAAGAAAACATAAGTGGTAATAGAGTAGTAAAGGCTTTTGCTAAGGAAGAATTTGAAATTGGAAAATTTGGAAAAGAGAATGATGAATTTAGAAAAAGGAATATTGATTCTGCAAAAGTTTGGGGAAAATATCTTCCTATTATAGACTCGTTATCTATAAGTCTTAATATAGTAATTATTCTTGTAGGTGGAATTATGGTAATTAACCAAAGTATAACCATAGGAAATTTGGTTACTTTTAATGCTATGATATTTACAATAAATAACCCAATGAGAATGGCAGGTTGGTTAATTAATGATATTCAAAGGTTTTCAGCGTCCGGTGAGAAAATAATTGAGCTTATGAATACTAAACCTAAAATTAAAAACTCAGAAAATCAAGTGGAAGAAGATAGGATAAAGGGTAATATAGAGTTTAAAAATGTAAACTTTAATTATGGGGATGAAGAAGTACTTGAGAATATAAATTTGAAAGTAAGCCCTGGGCAAACCATTGCAATAATAGGACATACGGGTTCTGGTAAGTCTACTTTCGTAAGTTTGTTATGTAGATTTTATGAATGCACAAAAGGAGAAATATTAATTGATGGTTATGATATAAAAGATTTTAATTTAAGGCGTTTACGCAAAAATATAGCGGTAGCTATGCAAGATATATTTCTTTTTTCTGATACTATCGAAGGAAATATAGCCTATGGGTTGCCTACAGCATCAATGGATGAAGTTAGATGGGCAGCTAGCATTGCTGGCGCTGATGATTTCATAAACAAGATGGAGGAGGGATATGATACGATTGTTGGTGAGAGAGGAGTGGGACTTTCTGGAGGGCAAAAGCAAAGGATTTCACTTGCGAGAGCTCTACTAAAAAATCCATCTATAATAATACTTGATGATACTACTTCTAGCCTTGATATACAAACAGAAAATAATATAAGACATTCACTGGACAAATATTTTAAGGATAAGACTACATTTATTATTGCGCATAGAATATCTTCGGTAAAAAATGCAGATATGATATTAGTACTCAATAATGGAAGAATTGTAGAAAGAGGAACTCATAGTGAATTGCTCGTAAAGAAGGGTGAATATTATAATGTGTATATTAACCAATTTGGTAATTTTGATGATGCAAAGGGGAAGGAGGTAGGTTAA
- a CDS encoding AraC family transcriptional regulator: MCNLKIDLDDFNPKMLYTFTKKFNDKSDVTYHCHDFLSIIYVLAGTCTYNISGVPHIVKKGDLLVLNPHAYHGKILPMGSEIHEFHVGYENLHIKGLLPDHFLENHVSPIINVSKYENELLKLCSDVISEQSRNQPALQLSLKGLGIKLLSILFNATFESSTLKQKGILNLENYDNTTIVNTVLEFINENFMHSLSLEVISQNMYLSPVYISKLFKESTGTSPINYLIKLRLSKAKHSLEIGDQSIKKIALSVGYPDMYHFSKLFKKYYGYPPSKLKRKSDDNHLIKLNT, encoded by the coding sequence ATGTGTAATTTAAAAATCGATTTAGATGATTTCAACCCGAAAATGTTATATACTTTCACAAAAAAATTCAATGATAAAAGTGATGTAACCTATCATTGCCATGATTTTCTATCCATAATATATGTTTTAGCAGGCACATGTACCTACAATATTAGTGGTGTTCCACACATTGTCAAAAAAGGGGATCTGCTTGTTTTAAACCCTCATGCATATCATGGAAAAATTCTTCCCATGGGTAGTGAAATTCATGAATTTCACGTAGGTTATGAAAACCTTCACATAAAAGGACTTCTGCCAGATCATTTTCTTGAAAATCATGTATCACCTATTATTAATGTATCCAAATATGAAAATGAACTTCTAAAACTTTGTTCAGACGTTATTTCAGAGCAAAGTAGAAACCAACCAGCCCTACAGTTATCTCTAAAAGGTCTGGGTATTAAACTTCTTTCCATTCTTTTTAACGCAACTTTTGAAAGCTCGACTCTAAAACAAAAAGGAATATTAAATCTTGAAAACTACGATAACACAACTATTGTGAATACAGTTTTAGAATTTATAAACGAAAATTTTATGCATAGTCTTTCTTTAGAAGTAATATCGCAAAACATGTACCTTAGTCCCGTTTATATTTCTAAACTTTTTAAAGAAAGTACAGGTACTTCACCGATAAATTATCTAATAAAACTCAGACTTTCAAAAGCAAAACACTCCCTTGAAATTGGAGACCAATCCATAAAAAAAATAGCTTTATCTGTCGGTTATCCTGACATGTATCACTTTAGCAAACTTTTTAAAAAATATTATGGCTATCCTCCGTCAAAATTAAAACGTAAATCAGATGATAATCATCTTATCAAATTAAATACATAA
- a CDS encoding ankyrin repeat domain-containing protein produces MKIFEGLFAAKPKSVYRFIDDGNVDAIRDYLNNAKDLNPDLKLENILYYAIDNCQNNYFKTIELLINNGADINAHNSDLLETPLHKLCARIKPHIDVITMILKKGAKVNAINISGKTPVFYCSFNYSVELLNLLVEYGADINIRDKYKNTLLHDDYINCFDEHFEEFLKSLINLGFDINSTNSTGYTPLDLCENKKIADILIKYNGSK; encoded by the coding sequence ATGAAAATATTCGAAGGCTTATTCGCGGCAAAACCTAAATCAGTTTATAGATTTATAGATGATGGCAACGTAGATGCAATAAGAGATTATTTAAATAACGCTAAAGATTTAAATCCTGATCTTAAACTTGAAAATATACTTTATTATGCTATTGATAATTGCCAAAATAATTATTTTAAAACAATTGAACTTCTGATAAATAACGGTGCAGATATTAACGCTCATAATAGTGACCTCTTAGAAACCCCTCTTCATAAACTTTGTGCAAGGATAAAACCTCATATAGATGTAATAACTATGATACTTAAAAAGGGTGCTAAAGTTAATGCAATCAACATATCTGGTAAAACTCCCGTATTTTACTGTAGCTTTAATTATTCTGTGGAGCTTCTCAATTTACTTGTAGAATATGGAGCAGATATAAATATACGGGATAAATACAAAAACACTCTTCTTCACGATGATTATATCAACTGTTTTGATGAACATTTCGAAGAATTTTTAAAGTCGCTAATAAATTTAGGCTTTGACATAAATTCAACAAATTCCACAGGTTACACTCCCTTAGATCTTTGTGAGAACAAAAAAATTGCAGATATTTTAATAAAATATAATGGAAGCAAGTAA
- the putP gene encoding sodium/proline symporter PutP, translating into MKFYSLLAIVLYLLILLVIGYYSYRKTKNISDYMIGGRSLGPMVTALSAGASDMSGWMLMGLPGAVYATGISSIWLSVGLTIGAYFNYRLLAPRFRIYTEVASDSLTVPDYLENRFKDNSKMLRIVSGIIILVFFTLYVSSGIVAGGKLFRDLFGFTYTSGVVVTLSIVVIYTYFGGFLAVTLTDFFQGSLMFIVLVIVPIVAYTNLGIDPGTFVNKVKHIDPALFDVLRGTSLSTIIGFLAWGLGYFGQPHIIVRFMAIKSAKELKSARRIGIGWMAIGLLGSMASGLIGLVYFTSISQPLKDPEMVFLRLGDVLFHPFVTGIILSAVLAAIMSTISSQLLVCSSSITKDFYLTFLNKEATEKTQMFVGRISVLIIAAFAVIFAYVPNKTILNIVGQAWAGFGSAFGPMLLLSLYWKRMTKWGALSGMVVGGLTVIIWILTGLSAHLYEMIPGFSLSLIAVIVGSLLTKQPDESVIYEFKTMEKDLMDITKAP; encoded by the coding sequence ATGAAATTTTACTCGCTTTTAGCAATAGTTTTATACTTACTCATTTTACTTGTAATAGGATACTATTCCTACAGAAAGACCAAGAATATTTCTGATTATATGATTGGAGGAAGAAGTTTAGGGCCTATGGTTACAGCCTTGTCTGCAGGTGCCAGTGATATGAGTGGATGGATGCTTATGGGCCTACCTGGAGCTGTATATGCTACAGGCATTTCAAGCATTTGGCTTAGTGTCGGATTAACTATAGGGGCCTATTTTAATTATCGCCTGCTTGCTCCAAGATTTAGAATCTATACTGAAGTTGCTAGTGATTCTTTAACTGTGCCAGATTATCTTGAAAATAGATTCAAAGATAACTCTAAAATGCTAAGAATTGTATCAGGCATAATAATACTTGTTTTCTTTACATTATACGTTTCCTCAGGCATTGTCGCTGGTGGAAAATTATTTAGGGACTTATTTGGATTCACATACACTTCTGGCGTAGTAGTGACATTATCTATAGTTGTAATATATACATATTTTGGAGGCTTTTTAGCCGTAACTTTAACAGATTTTTTTCAAGGCAGTCTTATGTTTATTGTACTAGTTATCGTGCCTATTGTAGCCTATACGAATCTAGGAATAGATCCTGGTACTTTTGTTAATAAGGTAAAACATATTGATCCTGCATTATTTGATGTACTTCGCGGAACAAGTTTATCTACAATAATAGGATTTTTAGCCTGGGGCCTTGGTTACTTTGGTCAACCTCATATCATAGTTCGTTTTATGGCTATTAAATCCGCAAAAGAACTTAAATCAGCAAGAAGGATAGGAATAGGTTGGATGGCGATTGGACTTCTGGGCTCTATGGCAAGTGGACTTATAGGGCTTGTATATTTTACATCCATAAGCCAACCCTTAAAAGATCCTGAAATGGTTTTTCTTCGCCTTGGTGATGTACTATTCCATCCCTTTGTTACTGGGATAATACTCTCAGCAGTACTTGCTGCCATTATGAGTACCATTTCTTCTCAGCTTTTGGTTTGTTCAAGCTCTATAACAAAGGATTTTTATCTTACATTTCTTAATAAAGAAGCAACAGAGAAAACTCAAATGTTTGTTGGAAGAATATCTGTCCTTATAATTGCAGCTTTTGCAGTAATATTTGCATATGTTCCAAACAAAACTATTCTTAATATAGTAGGTCAAGCATGGGCGGGCTTTGGTTCTGCTTTTGGACCAATGCTTCTCCTTAGTCTTTACTGGAAGAGAATGACTAAGTGGGGTGCATTATCAGGTATGGTTGTAGGTGGCTTAACAGTTATTATATGGATTCTTACTGGATTATCGGCTCATTTGTATGAAATGATTCCGGGCTTTAGTCTATCTCTTATAGCTGTTATAGTTGGAAGCCTTTTAACAAAACAACCTGATGAATCCGTAATATATGAATTTAAAACCATGGAAAAAGACTTAATGGATATAACAAAGGCACCCTAG
- a CDS encoding ABC transporter permease — translation MNKLVSVILLKELKDMLRDKKTIIVSLLIPLLLMPVLSFIMGKTMNSAEVDVNQNTKIVMVDKGDSSLGKVLKKDKSIKFISGTDGQEAVKDGKALLFVEIPKDFDLFISKGNNSGIKIFYDNTSQKSSIALSKVTGIIDELSKEIVGSRLTKRNIDIKILTPITVAKTSFQKEESAQGQIVLGMLIPIFVLLYSATGTIAAATDLGAGEKERGTLEPLLTTKAGRHYILTGKLYAITIMGFIVSVCSMIGLLVSMKIPGGMFGNGSSSIGLGYKSIALIGVITIITTMFFGALELAVSIYARSFKEAQTYLTPFSIVPIFAAYGTMYMDAKNIPFIYFNIPLLSVSSVVKELTSGIYNYGHIGITIVWSIVYTIAAIILARHMFNKESVIFRS, via the coding sequence ATGAATAAATTAGTTAGTGTAATATTACTAAAAGAACTTAAGGATATGCTTAGAGATAAAAAGACAATAATAGTAAGTTTACTTATTCCTCTTTTGCTAATGCCAGTACTTAGTTTTATTATGGGGAAAACTATGAATAGCGCTGAGGTCGATGTTAATCAAAATACGAAGATTGTAATGGTGGATAAAGGGGATAGTAGCCTTGGTAAAGTACTAAAAAAAGATAAGTCTATAAAATTTATAAGTGGCACTGATGGACAAGAAGCAGTAAAGGATGGAAAGGCACTACTGTTTGTGGAAATACCAAAGGATTTTGATCTATTTATTTCAAAGGGTAATAATTCTGGTATAAAGATTTTTTACGATAATACAAGTCAAAAATCTTCGATTGCACTCAGCAAGGTAACTGGTATAATAGATGAATTAAGCAAGGAAATAGTGGGAAGTAGATTAACAAAAAGGAATATTGATATAAAGATATTAACGCCGATAACGGTTGCTAAAACAAGTTTTCAAAAGGAAGAAAGTGCACAAGGTCAGATAGTATTAGGAATGCTTATTCCTATATTCGTGCTTCTTTATAGTGCAACAGGAACTATTGCAGCAGCAACAGACCTAGGGGCAGGTGAGAAGGAACGTGGAACACTTGAACCGCTTTTAACTACAAAAGCTGGAAGACATTACATATTAACAGGAAAACTCTATGCAATAACAATAATGGGTTTTATAGTATCGGTATGCTCAATGATTGGTCTTCTAGTTTCAATGAAAATTCCTGGTGGGATGTTCGGAAATGGAAGTTCATCAATTGGTCTAGGGTATAAATCAATAGCCTTAATTGGAGTAATAACAATAATAACAACAATGTTTTTCGGTGCACTTGAACTAGCTGTAAGCATATATGCTCGTTCTTTCAAGGAAGCTCAAACATATTTGACACCATTTTCAATTGTCCCTATATTTGCTGCTTATGGAACTATGTATATGGATGCAAAAAATATACCTTTTATTTATTTTAACATACCACTACTTAGTGTAAGCTCAGTGGTTAAGGAACTTACAAGTGGAATTTATAATTATGGTCATATAGGAATAACAATAGTATGGTCTATAGTTTATACTATAGCGGCTATTATTCTAGCAAGACATATGTTTAATAAGGAAAGTGTGATATTTAGATCTTAG
- a CDS encoding ATP-binding cassette domain-containing protein — translation MLEVKKLTKKFKNFIAVEGVSFVVNKGEILGLIGENGAGKTTIMRMLATMLKVTEGEGKIAGYDLVKEPENIRGEIGILFGGEVGLYDRLTARENIMYFAQLNGMSEVDAKKSIEELVSELEMSEFIDKRVGKFSRGMKQKVAIARSIVHKPSVMLFDEPSTGLDVSATRLIQDFIFKCKSEGKAIVFSSHSMVEVEKLCDRVVIIHKGKVVEHGIINELKVKYDNKDMEDIFVKLIGGSNE, via the coding sequence TTGTTAGAGGTAAAAAAACTTACTAAAAAGTTTAAAAATTTTATTGCAGTGGAAGGAGTTTCGTTTGTTGTTAATAAGGGAGAAATACTAGGCCTTATTGGAGAAAATGGAGCTGGGAAAACAACTATAATGAGAATGCTTGCAACTATGCTTAAGGTAACAGAGGGGGAAGGGAAGATTGCAGGATATGATTTAGTGAAGGAGCCTGAAAATATTAGAGGAGAAATTGGAATTTTATTTGGTGGAGAGGTTGGTCTATATGACAGGCTTACAGCAAGAGAAAATATAATGTATTTTGCCCAATTGAACGGTATGAGCGAAGTTGATGCAAAAAAAAGTATAGAAGAACTTGTGAGCGAGCTTGAAATGAGTGAATTTATAGATAAACGGGTAGGTAAATTCTCAAGAGGTATGAAACAAAAGGTAGCAATTGCAAGAAGTATTGTCCATAAGCCTTCCGTTATGTTATTTGATGAACCAAGCACCGGACTTGATGTTTCTGCCACAAGACTTATTCAAGATTTTATATTTAAGTGTAAGTCAGAAGGTAAGGCTATAGTTTTCTCAAGTCATAGTATGGTAGAGGTCGAAAAACTTTGTGATAGAGTTGTAATAATACATAAGGGTAAAGTCGTGGAACATGGAATAATAAATGAGCTTAAGGTTAAATATGACAATAAAGATATGGAAGATATTTTTGTAAAACTTATAGGGGGCAGCAATGAATAA
- a CDS encoding methyl-accepting chemotaxis protein, which yields MIKIKTIRGFKFKISIIIVIIIIIPLIISTAIIGVKNSSIMKKSAYTQQMDKANAVEKEIKLTLNDIQSLMTGLVATDEVQSMDFNKLDSICKTFRTQFPMILDFTALDPKGMMFYSSMGKNKLADRSNRDYYKMGMKGESGFSNVLISGTTKKPIIICFTPILKNGKVVGVLAANLSLDVFSDLVTKESYGKSGQVYLVDGAGKAIGHSNKKLADQLTDLTKLSPVAKVIKKQTGQIEYASNNVAKLSTYKFIDKINWGVVVEVNSSEAFNELNLIIMIMLVIIAGALLLSLIIANFLSIYITTPLKKITEKISLASEGHLDKSTLQGNILKRNDEFGQISNKFNYMIGSIGDLVREIKNSSGTLLDSSNSLTNITKQTALASEEVAKAIEDIAITATEQAKDTESSVSEISSITQDIEHVSVAASEMKDISNHTVEITKKGRSVVKLLSDKNTENNKANKDVSEVIQRVDESSQKIGVIIETIDNIAKQTNLLALNAAIEAARAGESGRGFAVVADEVRKLAEQSSGATKQIGTLITEVQTNAKFAVTVMENTQIIVEEQNEAVYQTGEQFKDISGSFKALMDKMNEISKFSENMTNKKEAIVANITNISAAAEETCAATEEVSAVTAEQLLAINKAESHAEDLKQLVNKLENAVDKFKV from the coding sequence GTGATTAAAATCAAAACTATAAGGGGCTTTAAATTTAAAATATCAATTATTATCGTAATTATTATTATAATACCACTTATTATATCCACCGCAATTATTGGAGTAAAAAATTCAAGTATTATGAAGAAAAGTGCCTATACTCAACAAATGGATAAGGCAAATGCTGTTGAAAAAGAAATAAAATTAACACTAAATGATATTCAAAGTTTGATGACTGGTCTAGTCGCTACGGATGAAGTCCAATCTATGGATTTCAACAAACTTGATAGTATATGTAAAACATTTAGAACACAATTCCCAATGATTTTAGACTTTACAGCATTAGACCCAAAAGGTATGATGTTTTATAGTTCTATGGGGAAAAATAAGCTAGCAGATAGGTCTAATAGAGATTATTATAAAATGGGAATGAAAGGTGAATCTGGTTTTTCTAATGTATTGATATCTGGTACTACAAAGAAACCAATAATAATATGTTTTACTCCTATTTTGAAAAACGGAAAAGTTGTAGGTGTATTAGCTGCTAACCTTTCACTAGATGTTTTTAGTGATTTAGTAACAAAAGAAAGTTATGGAAAATCAGGACAAGTTTATTTAGTTGATGGAGCTGGAAAAGCAATTGGCCATAGTAATAAGAAACTGGCCGACCAACTTACGGATTTAACAAAGCTTAGCCCTGTAGCTAAAGTTATAAAAAAACAAACTGGGCAAATCGAATACGCAAGTAACAATGTTGCTAAACTATCTACCTATAAATTTATTGATAAAATTAATTGGGGTGTAGTAGTTGAAGTAAATTCCAGCGAGGCCTTTAATGAATTGAATTTGATTATAATGATTATGCTGGTTATTATTGCAGGTGCATTATTGTTATCCTTAATTATAGCAAATTTTCTTTCAATTTATATTACAACTCCACTTAAAAAGATAACTGAAAAAATTTCCCTTGCATCGGAAGGTCATCTAGATAAATCTACATTACAGGGAAATATTTTAAAAAGGAATGACGAGTTTGGCCAAATTTCCAATAAGTTTAATTATATGATAGGCAGTATTGGTGATTTAGTTAGAGAAATAAAAAATTCTTCCGGCACTCTATTAGATTCATCTAACTCCCTTACGAACATAACTAAACAGACTGCACTTGCTTCAGAGGAAGTCGCCAAAGCTATTGAAGACATAGCTATAACAGCTACGGAGCAAGCTAAAGATACTGAAAGCAGCGTAAGTGAAATATCTAGTATAACTCAAGATATTGAACATGTTTCTGTGGCTGCTAGTGAAATGAAGGACATTTCTAACCACACTGTTGAAATCACTAAAAAAGGTAGGTCTGTAGTTAAATTACTTTCAGATAAAAATACTGAGAATAATAAGGCTAACAAAGATGTAAGCGAAGTAATTCAGAGGGTTGATGAAAGCTCACAGAAGATAGGTGTAATAATAGAAACAATAGATAACATAGCTAAACAGACTAACTTACTAGCACTAAATGCTGCTATAGAGGCTGCAAGAGCCGGGGAAAGTGGTAGAGGCTTTGCAGTTGTAGCAGATGAAGTTCGTAAATTAGCGGAACAATCTTCTGGCGCCACTAAGCAGATTGGAACCTTGATAACCGAAGTTCAAACCAACGCAAAATTTGCTGTAACAGTTATGGAAAATACTCAAATCATAGTTGAAGAGCAAAATGAGGCTGTATATCAAACTGGAGAACAGTTTAAAGATATATCTGGATCCTTTAAGGCGTTAATGGATAAGATGAATGAGATAAGTAAATTTAGTGAGAATATGACAAATAAAAAAGAGGCTATAGTGGCAAACATAACTAATATCTCTGCAGCTGCTGAAGAAACTTGCGCAGCTACAGAAGAAGTTTCAGCTGTTACTGCTGAACAATTATTAGCAATAAATAAGGCAGAATCTCATGCAGAAGATTTGAAACAATTAGTGAATAAACTAGAAAACGCAGTTGACAAATTTAAAGTCTAA
- a CDS encoding MarR family winged helix-turn-helix transcriptional regulator, with product MNKELHYILRLCHTLCNKKILLQTSTLGLSPGQPKILEFLEHHNGCEQKEIAKACEIEPATVTNLLARMEKSHLIERKQLNGNRRSLHVSLTKEGEIVTTKVLKIFEEVRKKAFEGFTVEEQAGTFRLLTKMFDNLSD from the coding sequence ATGAACAAAGAGCTGCATTACATTTTACGGCTTTGTCACACACTTTGTAATAAAAAAATTTTGTTACAAACAAGTACCTTAGGATTGTCCCCAGGTCAACCAAAAATTTTGGAATTTCTAGAACATCACAATGGCTGCGAGCAAAAAGAAATTGCCAAAGCTTGTGAAATAGAGCCAGCAACGGTCACTAATTTATTAGCCAGAATGGAGAAATCTCATCTGATTGAACGAAAGCAACTAAATGGAAATCGACGTTCTTTACATGTTTCTTTAACAAAAGAAGGAGAAATAGTGACAACAAAAGTTTTAAAAATTTTTGAGGAAGTGAGAAAAAAAGCCTTTGAAGGTTTTACAGTTGAGGAGCAGGCAGGAACGTTTCGTCTACTAACAAAGATGTTTGATAATTTATCTGATTAG
- a CDS encoding cytidylate kinase family protein, whose amino-acid sequence MSIREIVKRYLFFILGLFMMAVGVVLSTRSNLGTSPISCVPYVLSLGLPMTIGQFTFLMNLLFIIFQILLLRKQFKPIQLLQVVVAFLFAYFTDFTMGLLSWISVTSYPAQVGLFILSCLILALGVSMEVTADVVMMAGEGVVSALSIVTKKEFGKLKVAFDVTLVICGFLFSFILFHRLNGIREGTVLAALLVGTLVRLINKHLSFMDTVFKGKSITVNTSQVLTTAQEIHPLVVTISREYGSGGRAIGKKIAADLGISFYDTQLLKTAAEETGLSEKFIAENDQFVPNLLLNQLLSQGYAFSKKEKDPLNAIYEAEKRAIMKLANTESCVIMEHCSDSILADFKGSFHVFIHADKANRMKRIQYEYGISEENVEETLHKTDRARETYYQIYAERKWGRIKNYDLTVNSAVFGLEKTTELIEEAIKGKEAS is encoded by the coding sequence ATGTCAATTCGTGAGATAGTGAAACGTTATTTATTTTTTATTTTAGGGTTATTCATGATGGCGGTCGGTGTTGTGTTATCCACTCGATCCAATTTAGGAACGTCTCCGATTTCATGTGTGCCATACGTGTTGAGCTTGGGATTGCCTATGACCATTGGGCAATTTACTTTCTTAATGAACTTATTATTTATAATTTTTCAAATTTTATTATTAAGAAAACAATTCAAGCCCATTCAGCTACTTCAAGTTGTGGTAGCTTTTTTATTTGCCTATTTTACCGATTTTACTATGGGATTGTTATCATGGATAAGCGTGACCAGTTACCCTGCTCAAGTAGGATTATTTATACTTAGTTGTTTAATTCTTGCTCTTGGAGTCAGTATGGAAGTAACTGCAGATGTTGTCATGATGGCTGGTGAAGGGGTAGTTAGTGCCCTCTCAATAGTTACGAAGAAGGAATTTGGAAAATTAAAAGTAGCTTTCGATGTTACACTTGTAATTTGTGGTTTTCTTTTTTCATTTATTCTTTTTCATCGACTAAATGGAATAAGAGAAGGAACAGTTTTAGCTGCTTTATTAGTTGGAACCCTTGTCCGTTTGATTAACAAGCATTTGAGTTTTATGGATACTGTATTTAAGGGTAAATCTATAACTGTGAATACGAGTCAAGTTTTAACAACTGCTCAAGAAATTCATCCACTAGTAGTGACAATTAGTCGTGAATATGGTAGTGGAGGGCGTGCTATTGGTAAAAAAATAGCAGCTGATTTAGGTATTTCTTTCTACGACACGCAATTATTAAAAACAGCTGCCGAAGAAACAGGCCTTTCTGAAAAATTTATTGCAGAAAATGATCAATTTGTTCCAAATTTGTTGTTAAATCAGTTATTATCTCAAGGATATGCCTTTTCTAAAAAGGAGAAAGATCCTCTAAATGCTATCTATGAAGCAGAAAAGAGAGCTATTATGAAACTTGCAAATACCGAATCTTGTGTAATTATGGAACATTGTTCCGATTCCATTTTAGCTGATTTCAAAGGGAGCTTCCATGTATTTATTCATGCAGATAAAGCAAATAGAATGAAGCGTATTCAATATGAATATGGAATATCAGAGGAAAATGTCGAAGAAACGCTACACAAAACTGATAGGGCAAGAGAAACCTATTATCAAATCTATGCGGAACGTAAATGGGGACGTATTAAGAACTATGATTTGACAGTTAATAGTGCGGTCTTTGGCCTGGAGAAAACTACTGAATTAATCGAAGAAGCCATTAAAGGAAAAGAAGCGTCATAA